The Maledivibacter sp. genome segment TAAATACAGAGTAATAAGACAACTCTCACAGGATAATATGAGGGTTGTCTTTTATTATTTATATGAATCATATTTGCCAATAAATTAAGGTTGAAAAATATAAATTATTCTAGTAAGATTTTAATAGTTGAGGAAATCTCATAACTCTTACTTGGCTAGGCCTAATATGGGAATATCATCCTTAATTTGAATATTTAAGATATAGCATATTTGGTGGTATAGCTTTGGAGATTTTTAAATCATATATAGTAGATGGCCTTTATATAAGGGGATTATGGAATTTGCTCAGTTACTAAGGAGGATACGTTATGGAAAGTAATATAATAATAAAAAAACTGATTGTTCATGTATTAGATGCATCAGTTGGCACACCAGTTTTATCAGATTTAGAGTATGACTTAGATCCAGAAATTAATGAATATATAGAAACCCATATCATTAAATTGTTTAAGGATATAGACTTAAAGAAGGTATACTTTGAAAATAATGATAATGAGGTAAGAATGGATTGTTTAAGCTTAAAGAAAGGAGAAAAAGATTTTGTTAAGGTGAGTAAGGATATAGCCTCAATGCTGTACAGACTTATGAATCAAAATCCAGATATTCCCTCGGCAGATTTAATAGTTGTTCTATTTAAATTAGATAATATAGATCATATTGGAATTTTCAAATTTAATTATAAAGAATCCTATATTCATTTTTTACGTGAGGATGAAAATGGTAGAATTATAAATATTATAAAGCAAAGGACAGCATTACCTTCAATGACACAAAAAATAGATGAAGGTATAATAATAAACATCCATGATTTTTCAATATTATTAAAGGAAAAGAAATATGAAATAGATGGAGAAAAACAATTTTATCTATCTAGAAAAATACTTCATTCCACAGAAGTGCTATCGGATAAAGAAAAAATTGATATTATAAATAAAGCATCAAAAAAAGTTGTAAAAAAATATTGTAATGATGATGTTACTAAGATTGCACAGATAAAGAATGCAATAGCTGAGAGTGTTGAGGAGAGTAATACCATTAATGTTGAAGAGGTTAGCGATAAAGTCTTTGCAGATAATCCGGAAATGCAAAAAATATATACAGAAGAGATAGAAAAGCGTGGATTAAAGGAAAAATCTATTAATATAAATGAAAATC includes the following:
- a CDS encoding nucleoid-associated protein, translated to MESNIIIKKLIVHVLDASVGTPVLSDLEYDLDPEINEYIETHIIKLFKDIDLKKVYFENNDNEVRMDCLSLKKGEKDFVKVSKDIASMLYRLMNQNPDIPSADLIVVLFKLDNIDHIGIFKFNYKESYIHFLREDENGRIINIIKQRTALPSMTQKIDEGIIINIHDFSILLKEKKYEIDGEKQFYLSRKILHSTEVLSDKEKIDIINKASKKVVKKYCNDDVTKIAQIKNAIAESVEESNTINVEEVSDKVFADNPEMQKIYTEEIEKRGLKEKSININENLEKRVMKKQRLVTNDGIEIKLPSSLLSRRDKVEFISNIDGTISILLKNITEIEDK